Proteins from one Nerophis lumbriciformis linkage group LG08, RoL_Nlum_v2.1, whole genome shotgun sequence genomic window:
- the gpx2 gene encoding glutathione peroxidase 2: MSFIVKTFYDLKATTLEGDLVDFNVFRGRVVLIENVASLUGTASQDFSQLNHLQSKYPHRLVVLAFPCNQFGYQENCTNAEILNSLQHVRPGGGFQPNFTVFEKSDVNGSNTHPVFAYLKDKLPYPEDDPTSLMQDPKYLVWSPVNRTDVSWNFEKFLIAPEGEPFKRYSKTFPNVNIEPDIQRLLKLTKT; the protein is encoded by the exons ATGTCGTTCATCGTCAAGACCTTCTATGACCTGAAGGCCACCACGCTGGAGGGCGACCTGGTGGACTTCAACGtgttccgggggcgggtggtgctGATAGAGAATGTGGCCTCGCTCTGAGGCACCGCCAGCCAGGACTTCAGCCAGCTCAACCATCTCCAGAGCAAGTATCCACATCGGCTGGTGGTCCTGGCATTCCCCTGTAACCAGTTTGGATATCAA GAGAATTGTACCAATGCTGAGATCCTAAATTCACTCCAACATGTACGTCCAGGAGGAGGATTCCAACCTAACTTCACCGTCTTTGAGAAGAGTGACGTGAACGGATCAAACACTCATCCCGTTTTCGCCTATCTCAAAGACAAACTCCCATATCCTGAAGATGACCCCACATCTCTCATGCAGGACCCCAAATATCTGGTTTGGAGTCCTGTCAATAGAACGGACGTATCCTGGAACTTTGAAAAGTTCCTCATAGCACCTGAGGGAGAGCCGTTTAAAAGATACAGCAAAACGTTCCCCAACGTTAACATAGAGCCTGATATTCAGAGATTATTAAAACTAACCAAAACTTGA